The following are encoded together in the Tribolium castaneum strain GA2 chromosome 3, icTriCast1.1, whole genome shotgun sequence genome:
- the LOC103313706 gene encoding uncharacterized protein LOC103313706: MGMVIELVLLSGLIIIFIASFCGLLQKIRRTYEQDREYTARITNVSSPQLSLTEIYINPTFTENTENHSVSQGVFPCAPPPYTEEYCEPPPKYEDIIKNQGFRVPVHDSN; this comes from the exons ATGGG GATGGTAATAGAATTGGTGCTTCTGAGTGGCTTGATCATAATATTCATTGCTTCTTTCTGCGGATTATTGCAGAAGATTAGACGAACGTACGAACAAGACAGAGAGTATACAG CAAGGATTACAAATGTGTCATCACCACAACTTTCACTTACTGAAATTTACATAAATCCAACGTTCACTGAAAACACTGAAAATCACTCAGTGAGTCAGGGAGTGTTTCCTTGTGCCCCCCCTCCATATACag aagaaTACTGTGAACCACCTCCGAAATATGAGGACATCATCAAAAACCAAGGCTTCAGGGTGCCAGTGCACGATAGCAATTGA